The Stenotrophomonas sp. ASS1 genome segment TCGGCGGCAGTTCGTCGATGCTGATCGGCGGTGCGTGGAAGCGCGCCGGGCCCAGCCACTGTACCGGCGAAGCGCGCTCGGAGAACACCGGATCGGTCAGCCAGTATTGGCCACGCAGCTTCAGCAGGATCGTGGAATGCCCGAGCCGGAACAGGCTGCGATCAGGCGCGGCGTCCAGGGTGGCACGGTCCAGCGGCAGCACCGGAATGGGGTGGGTGGGCACGGTGCCCTTGGGCTTGTTGAACAGAAACGTCCACCAGATCTCCGCGCCATCGCGCAGGCCCATCGCCGGACGCGGCAGGGCATTGCGGAACTTGCCGTCGCGGTACTGCGGCGAATCGGGGAAGTCGGGGAGGGACCAGGACTTGCAGAAGGTGTAGGCGGTCACGGCGAGGATTCCAAGCAAAAGGACAAGGAGCAGGCGCTTCATGGGTGACGTCCGCTGGGTACACTGCACAGTGTAGTTTCGTGTTTTTCAAAAGTACACTGCCGGGTGTAAAATGGTGGCGTCCGTTCAGCTATCCGGTTTCCGCCATGTCTCGTGTCCCGCAACGCCTGACCGACCGCAAACGCGAAGCCATCGTGCGTGCGGCGGTGGAGGAGTTCCGTGCATCGGGCTACGAGGCGACCAGCATGGACCGCATCGCCGAGGTGGCCGGGGTCTCCAAGCGCACCGTCTACAACCACTTCCCGAGCAAGGAAGCGTTGTTCTCGATGATCCTGGAGGAGCTCTGGGAGCGCAGCGTGGCCAGCGACGCACTGCCGTACCGCGCCGACCAGCCGCTGCAGGCGCAGCTGATGCAGCTGCTGGGGCAGAAGCTGGAGCTGCTCAGTGATGCCAACTTCATCGACCTGGCACGGGTGGCAATGGCCGAGATCATCCATTCGCCGGAACGTGCGC includes the following:
- a CDS encoding TetR/AcrR family transcriptional regulator gives rise to the protein MSRVPQRLTDRKREAIVRAAVEEFRASGYEATSMDRIAEVAGVSKRTVYNHFPSKEALFSMILEELWERSVASDALPYRADQPLQAQLMQLLGQKLELLSDANFIDLARVAMAEIIHSPERAQAIVCRMGEKESGESAWIRAAIADGRLRQVDPEFAGHQLHGLVKSFAFWPQVTMGQAPLNEQERARVAESAVAMFLGYYAV